A genomic region of Ictidomys tridecemlineatus isolate mIctTri1 chromosome 10, mIctTri1.hap1, whole genome shotgun sequence contains the following coding sequences:
- the Slc12a9 gene encoding solute carrier family 12 member 9, translating into MASENSPLLAYRLLGDEGSAFPASGVGGPGGPSPRKLSTFLGVVVPTVLSMFSIVVFLRIGFVVGHAGLLQALAMLLVAYFILALTVLSVCAIATNGAVRGGGAYFMISRTLGPEVGGSIGLMFYLANVCGCAVSLLGLVESVLDVFGADATGPSGIRVLPQGYGWNLLYGSLLLGLVGGVCTLGAGLYARASFLTFLLVSGSLASVLVSFVAVGPKDIRLTPRPGTNGSSLPPRFGHFTGFNSSTLKDNLGAGYAEDYTTGAMMNFASVFAVLFNGCTGIMAGANMSGELKDPSRAIPLGTIIAVVYTFFIYILLFFLSSFTCDRTLLQEDYGFFRAISLWPPLVLIGIYATSLSASMSSLIGASRILHALAQDDLFGVILAPAKVVSGGGNPWGAVLYSWGLVQLVLLVGKLNTLAAVVTVFYLVAYAAVDLSCLSLEWASAPNFRPTFSLFSWHTCLLGVASCLLMMFLISPGAAGGSLLLMGLLSALLTARGGPSSWGYVSQALLFHQVRKYLLRLDVRKEHVKFWRPQLLLLVGNPRGTLPLLRLANQLKKGGLYVLGHVILGDLDSLPSDPVQPQYGAWLSLVDQAQVKAFVDLTLASSVRQGAQHLLRISGLGGMKPNTLVLGFYDDAPPQDHFLTDPAFSEPADGTREGGSPALSTLFPPPRAPGSPRALSPQDYVATMADALKMNKNVVLARACGALPPERLSRGSWSTAQLHHVDVWPLNLLRPRGGPGYVDVCGLFLLQMATILGMVPAWHSARLRIFLCLGPQEAPGAAEGRLRALLSQLRIRAEVQEVVWGEGAGAGSPEEEEEGDFVNGGRGEAEAEALACSANTLVRAQQGQGSGGGPGGPEGGDQGPATALTFLYLPRPPADPARYPRYLALLEILSRDLGPTLLIHGVTPVTCTDL; encoded by the exons ATGGCCAGCGAGAACTCACCTTTGCTGGCCTACAGGCTCCTGGGGGATGAGGGGTCTGCTTTCCCTGCCTCTGGAGTTGGAGGTCCTGGAGGGCCTTCCCCCCGGAAACTCTCCACCTTCCTGGGTGTCGTGGTGCCCACTGTCCTGTCCATGTTCAGTATAGTTGTCTTCTTGAGGATTG GGTTCGTGGTGGGCCACGCTGGGCTGCTGCAAGCCTTGGCCATGCTCCTGGTTGCCTACTTCATCCTGGCCCTCACTGTCCTGTCTGTCTGTGCCATCGCTACCAATGGAGCTGTGCGAGGGGGTGGAGCCTACT TCATGATCAGCAGGACTCTGGGGCCCGAGGTTGGGGGCAGCATTGGCCTCATGTTCTACCTGGCCAACGTCTGTGGCTGTGCTGTCTCCCTGCTGGGACTGGTGGAGTCAGTGCTTGACGTCTTTGGGGCAG ATGCCACAGGGCCCAGTGGGATCCGGGTCCTGCCCCAGGGTTACGGCTGGAATCTGCTCTATGGCTCCCTGCTCCTGGGCCTTGTGGGTGGTGTGTGCACATTGGGAGCTGGCCTCTATGCCCGTGCCTCCTTCCTGACATTCCTGCTGGTCTCTGGTTCTCTGGCCTCAGTGCTGGTCAGCTTTGTGGCGGTGGGCCCAAAGGACATCCGCTTAACTCCTCGGCCTGGTACCAATGGCTCCTCGCTGCCACCCCGGTTCGGCCACTTCACTGGCTTCAATAGCAGCACCCTGAAAGACAACTTGGGCG CTGGCTATGCCGAGGACTACACCACAGGGGCCATGATGAATTTTGCCAGCGTCTTTGCTGTCCTTTTTAATGGCTGCACAGGCATTATGGCTGGGGCCAATATGTCAG GGGAGCTAAAGGACCCCAGCCGCGCAATTCCTCTGGGCACAATCATCGCTGTTGTCTACACCTTCTTTATCTACatcctgcttttcttcctctccagcTTCACCTGTGACAg GACCCTATTGCAGGAAGACTATGGGTTCTTTCGAGCCATCAGCCTGTGGCCTCCGCTGGTGTTGATTGGCATCTATGCCACGTCGCTGTCAGCCTCCATGAGCTCACTCATCGGTGCCTCCCGCATCCTGCATGCTCTGGCCCAGGATGACCTCTTTG GAGTGATCTTGGCTCCAGCCAAGGTTGTGTCAGGAGGGGGGAACCCCTGGGGCGCTGTCCTGTATTCTTGGGGGTTAGTACAG CTGGTGCTTCTGGTAGGGAAGCTGAACACCTTGGCTGCCGTGGTGACTGTCTTCTACTTGGTAGCCTATGCTGCAGTGGACCTGTCCTGCCTGAGCCTGGAGTGGGCCTCTGCCCCCAACTTCCG CCCCACCTTCAGCCTCTTCTCCTGGCACACCTGCCTCCTGGGGGTGGCCTCCTGCCTGCTCATGATGTTTCTCATCAGCCCTGGGGCTGCCGGTGGCTCCCTGCTTCTCATGGGCCTGCTCTCTGCTCTGCTCACGGCACGAGGAGGCCCCAGCAGCTGGGGCTACGTCAGCCAGGCCTTGCTCTTCCACCAG GTGCGGAAGTACCTGCTGCGCCTGGACGTCCGGAAGGAGCATGTGAAATTCTGGCGGCCCCAACTGCTGCTCCTGGTGGGGAACCCCCGGGGTACCCTGCCTCTGCTGAGGTTGGCCAACCAGCTCAAGAAGGGAGGGCTCTATGTGCTGGGCCATGTCATCCTGGGAGATCTTG ATTCCCTGCCTTCAGACCCTGTACAGCCGCAATATGGGGCATGGTTGAGCCTGGTGGACCAGGCCCAAGTGAAGGCCTTCGTGGACCTCACCCTGGCATCCTCTGTGCGCCAGGGGGCTCAGCATTTGCTGCGAATCTCGGGCCTTG GCGGCATGAAGCCCAACACGTTGGTCCTAGGTTTCTATGATGATGCTCCCCCACAGGACCATTTCCTCACAGACCCAGCATTCTCTGAGCCTGCGGATGGCACCAGGGAGGGTGGGTCTCCTGCCCTGAGCACCCTGTTCCCCCCACCCCGGGCTCCTGGGAGCCCCCGGGCTCTCAGCCCCCAAGACTATGTGGCCACCATGGCAGATGCCCTCAAGATGAACAAGAATGTGGTTCTGGCCCGGGCCTGCGGGGCCTTGCCCCCAGAGCGGCTGAGCCGGGGGTCCTGGAGCACTGCTCAGCTTCATCATGTGGACGTGTGGCCCCTCAACCTGCTGAGGCCCCGGGGTGGGCCTGGCTATGTGGATGTGTGTGGCCTCTTCCTGCTGCAGATGGCGACCATCTTAGGAATGGTGCCTGCCTGGCACAGTGCCCGGCTCCGGATCTTCCTGTGCTTGGGGCCTCAGGAGGCCCCTGGGGCGGCTGAGGGGCGACTCCGGGCACTGCTGAGCCAACTGAGGATCCGGGCTGAGGTGCAGGAGGTGGTGTGGGGTGAGGGTGCTGGGGCTGGGtcgccagaggaggaggaggaaggggacttTGTGAATGGTGGGCGGGGTGAAGCTGAAGCCGAGGCCCTGGCCTGTAGCGCCAACACCCTGGTGCGGGCCCAGCAGGGTCAAGGCTCTGGAGGGGGGCCTGGGGGGCCTGAGGGTGGGGACCAAGGTCCTGCCACAGCCCTTACCTTCCTGTACCTGCCTCGGCCGCCTGCTGATCCTGCCCGCTACCCCCGCTACCTGGCACTGCTGGAGATACTGAGTCGCGACCTGGGCCCCACGCTGCTCATTCATGGTGTCACCCCTGTCACCTGCACTGACCTCTGA
- the Trip6 gene encoding thyroid receptor-interacting protein 6 isoform X3, translating to MSGPTWLPPRQPEPARAPQGRVLSRGTPGPPQAQGAVLPAPRGIRGSGANLGGFPWSISAFPDRGGLRPGSLDAEIDSLTSMLAELDGGRGHTPRRPDRQAYEPSQPPAYRPGSLKPNGGGAPPLPLPASPYGGPTPASYATASTPAGPAFPVQVKVAQPVRGCGPPRRGASQASGPLPGPHFPLPGRSEVWGAGYRSHREPGPGGKEEATGVSGSAGRGRGGGHGPQVPLSQPPEEELERLTKKMVHDMSHPPSGEYFGRCGGCGEDVVGDGAGVVALDRVFHVGCFVCSACRAQLRGQHFYAVERRAYCESCYVATLEKCSTCSQPILDRILRAMGKAYHPGCFTCVVCHRGLDGIPFTVDATSQIHCIEDFHRKFAPRCSVCGGAIMPEPGQEETVRIVALDRSFHIGCYKCEECGLLLSSEGECQGCYPLDGHILCKACSAWRIQELSATVTTDC from the exons ATGTCGGGGCCCACCTGGCTCCCCCCTAGGCAGCCGGAGCCCGCCAGAGCCCCTCAGGGGAGAGTGCTTTCCCGAGGCACTCCCGGGCCTCCACAAGCCCAAGGAGCAG TGTTACCAGCCCCCCGTGGGATCAGAGGATCGGGGGCCAACCTGGGTGGGTTCCCATGGAGCATCTCAGCGTTCCCAG ACAGAGGGGGCCTGCGCCCAGGAAGTCTGGATGCTGAGATAGATTCGCTGACCAGCATGCTGGCTGAACTGGACGGGGGTCGGGGCCATACTCCAAGGCGACCAGACCGACAG GCTTATGAGCCCTCTCAGCCCCCTGCCTACCGCCCAGGCTCCCTGAAGCCCAATGGAGGGGGTGCTCCACCCCTCCCTCTCCCAGCATCCCCCTATGGAGGCCCCACTCCGGCCTCCTACGCTACCGCCAGCACCCCAGCAGGCCCTGCCTTCCCCGTGCAAGTGAAGGTGGCACAACCTGTGAGAGGCTGCGGCCCACCCAGGCGGGGGGCCTCTCAGGCCTCTGGGCCCCTCCCAGGCCCCCACTTTCCTCTCCCAGGCCGAAGTGAAGTCTGGGGGGCTGGCTATAGGAGCCACCGCGAGCCAGGGCCAGGGGGTAAGGAGGAGGCTACTGGGGTCTCTGGCTCTGCAGGAAGAGGACGAGGAGGCGGGCATGGGCCCCAG GTCCCTCTAAGCCAGCCTCCAGAGGAGGAGTTGGAAAGACTGACTAAGAAGATGGTGCACGACATGAGCCATCCCCCCAGCGGGGAGTACTTTG GTCGATGTGGCGGCTGTGGAGAAGATGTGGttggagatggggctggggttgtggcccttGACCGTGTCTTCCACGTTGGCTGCTTTGTGTGTTCCGCATGCCGCGCCCAGCTCCGGGGCCAGCATTTCTACGCCGTGGAGAGGAGGGCGTACTGCGAGAGCTGCTATGTG GCCACCCTGGAGAAGTGCTCCACATGCTCCCAGCCCATCCTGGACCGGATCCTGCGGGCTATGGGGAAGGCCTACCACCCTGGCTGTTTCACCTGTGTGGTGTGCCACCGTGGCCTAGATGGCATCCCTTTCACAGTGGATGCCACCAGCCAGATCCACTGCATTGAGGACTTTCACAG GAAGTTTGCCCCACGATGCTCAGTGTGTGGTGGTGCCATCATGCCTGAGCCAGGTCAGGAGGAGACGGTGAGAATCGTTGCTCTGGATCGAAGTTTTCACATTGGCTGTTACAAGTGTGAG GAGTGTGGGCTGTTGCTGTCTTCTGAGGGTGAATGTCAGGGCTGTTACCCACTGGACGGGCACATCTTGTGCAAGGCCTGCAGTGCCTGGCGCATCCAGGAGCTCTCAGCCACCGTCACCACTGACTGCTGA
- the Trip6 gene encoding thyroid receptor-interacting protein 6 isoform X1 — translation MSGPTWLPPRQPEPARAPQGRVLSRGTPGPPQAQGAALQPHPRVNFCPLPSEQCYQPPVGSEDRGPTWVGSHGASQRSQLHPQGLPPDRGGLRPGSLDAEIDSLTSMLAELDGGRGHTPRRPDRQAYEPSQPPAYRPGSLKPNGGGAPPLPLPASPYGGPTPASYATASTPAGPAFPVQVKVAQPVRGCGPPRRGASQASGPLPGPHFPLPGRSEVWGAGYRSHREPGPGGKEEATGVSGSAGRGRGGGHGPQVPLSQPPEEELERLTKKMVHDMSHPPSGEYFGRCGGCGEDVVGDGAGVVALDRVFHVGCFVCSACRAQLRGQHFYAVERRAYCESCYVATLEKCSTCSQPILDRILRAMGKAYHPGCFTCVVCHRGLDGIPFTVDATSQIHCIEDFHRKFAPRCSVCGGAIMPEPGQEETVRIVALDRSFHIGCYKCEECGLLLSSEGECQGCYPLDGHILCKACSAWRIQELSATVTTDC, via the exons ATGTCGGGGCCCACCTGGCTCCCCCCTAGGCAGCCGGAGCCCGCCAGAGCCCCTCAGGGGAGAGTGCTTTCCCGAGGCACTCCCGGGCCTCCACAAGCCCAAGGAGCAG CACTCCAGCCTCACCCCAGGGTCAATTTTTGCCCCCTCCCATCTGAGCAGTGTTACCAGCCCCCCGTGGGATCAGAGGATCGGGGGCCAACCTGGGTGGGTTCCCATGGAGCATCTCAGCGTTCCCAG CTCCATCCCCAGGGGCTCCCCCCAGACAGAGGGGGCCTGCGCCCAGGAAGTCTGGATGCTGAGATAGATTCGCTGACCAGCATGCTGGCTGAACTGGACGGGGGTCGGGGCCATACTCCAAGGCGACCAGACCGACAG GCTTATGAGCCCTCTCAGCCCCCTGCCTACCGCCCAGGCTCCCTGAAGCCCAATGGAGGGGGTGCTCCACCCCTCCCTCTCCCAGCATCCCCCTATGGAGGCCCCACTCCGGCCTCCTACGCTACCGCCAGCACCCCAGCAGGCCCTGCCTTCCCCGTGCAAGTGAAGGTGGCACAACCTGTGAGAGGCTGCGGCCCACCCAGGCGGGGGGCCTCTCAGGCCTCTGGGCCCCTCCCAGGCCCCCACTTTCCTCTCCCAGGCCGAAGTGAAGTCTGGGGGGCTGGCTATAGGAGCCACCGCGAGCCAGGGCCAGGGGGTAAGGAGGAGGCTACTGGGGTCTCTGGCTCTGCAGGAAGAGGACGAGGAGGCGGGCATGGGCCCCAG GTCCCTCTAAGCCAGCCTCCAGAGGAGGAGTTGGAAAGACTGACTAAGAAGATGGTGCACGACATGAGCCATCCCCCCAGCGGGGAGTACTTTG GTCGATGTGGCGGCTGTGGAGAAGATGTGGttggagatggggctggggttgtggcccttGACCGTGTCTTCCACGTTGGCTGCTTTGTGTGTTCCGCATGCCGCGCCCAGCTCCGGGGCCAGCATTTCTACGCCGTGGAGAGGAGGGCGTACTGCGAGAGCTGCTATGTG GCCACCCTGGAGAAGTGCTCCACATGCTCCCAGCCCATCCTGGACCGGATCCTGCGGGCTATGGGGAAGGCCTACCACCCTGGCTGTTTCACCTGTGTGGTGTGCCACCGTGGCCTAGATGGCATCCCTTTCACAGTGGATGCCACCAGCCAGATCCACTGCATTGAGGACTTTCACAG GAAGTTTGCCCCACGATGCTCAGTGTGTGGTGGTGCCATCATGCCTGAGCCAGGTCAGGAGGAGACGGTGAGAATCGTTGCTCTGGATCGAAGTTTTCACATTGGCTGTTACAAGTGTGAG GAGTGTGGGCTGTTGCTGTCTTCTGAGGGTGAATGTCAGGGCTGTTACCCACTGGACGGGCACATCTTGTGCAAGGCCTGCAGTGCCTGGCGCATCCAGGAGCTCTCAGCCACCGTCACCACTGACTGCTGA
- the Trip6 gene encoding thyroid receptor-interacting protein 6 isoform X2, whose amino-acid sequence MLAELDGGRGHTPRRPDRQAYEPSQPPAYRPGSLKPNGGGAPPLPLPASPYGGPTPASYATASTPAGPAFPVQVKVAQPVRGCGPPRRGASQASGPLPGPHFPLPGRSEVWGAGYRSHREPGPGGKEEATGVSGSAGRGRGGGHGPQVPLSQPPEEELERLTKKMVHDMSHPPSGEYFGRCGGCGEDVVGDGAGVVALDRVFHVGCFVCSACRAQLRGQHFYAVERRAYCESCYVATLEKCSTCSQPILDRILRAMGKAYHPGCFTCVVCHRGLDGIPFTVDATSQIHCIEDFHRKFAPRCSVCGGAIMPEPGQEETVRIVALDRSFHIGCYKCEECGLLLSSEGECQGCYPLDGHILCKACSAWRIQELSATVTTDC is encoded by the exons ATGCTGGCTGAACTGGACGGGGGTCGGGGCCATACTCCAAGGCGACCAGACCGACAG GCTTATGAGCCCTCTCAGCCCCCTGCCTACCGCCCAGGCTCCCTGAAGCCCAATGGAGGGGGTGCTCCACCCCTCCCTCTCCCAGCATCCCCCTATGGAGGCCCCACTCCGGCCTCCTACGCTACCGCCAGCACCCCAGCAGGCCCTGCCTTCCCCGTGCAAGTGAAGGTGGCACAACCTGTGAGAGGCTGCGGCCCACCCAGGCGGGGGGCCTCTCAGGCCTCTGGGCCCCTCCCAGGCCCCCACTTTCCTCTCCCAGGCCGAAGTGAAGTCTGGGGGGCTGGCTATAGGAGCCACCGCGAGCCAGGGCCAGGGGGTAAGGAGGAGGCTACTGGGGTCTCTGGCTCTGCAGGAAGAGGACGAGGAGGCGGGCATGGGCCCCAG GTCCCTCTAAGCCAGCCTCCAGAGGAGGAGTTGGAAAGACTGACTAAGAAGATGGTGCACGACATGAGCCATCCCCCCAGCGGGGAGTACTTTG GTCGATGTGGCGGCTGTGGAGAAGATGTGGttggagatggggctggggttgtggcccttGACCGTGTCTTCCACGTTGGCTGCTTTGTGTGTTCCGCATGCCGCGCCCAGCTCCGGGGCCAGCATTTCTACGCCGTGGAGAGGAGGGCGTACTGCGAGAGCTGCTATGTG GCCACCCTGGAGAAGTGCTCCACATGCTCCCAGCCCATCCTGGACCGGATCCTGCGGGCTATGGGGAAGGCCTACCACCCTGGCTGTTTCACCTGTGTGGTGTGCCACCGTGGCCTAGATGGCATCCCTTTCACAGTGGATGCCACCAGCCAGATCCACTGCATTGAGGACTTTCACAG GAAGTTTGCCCCACGATGCTCAGTGTGTGGTGGTGCCATCATGCCTGAGCCAGGTCAGGAGGAGACGGTGAGAATCGTTGCTCTGGATCGAAGTTTTCACATTGGCTGTTACAAGTGTGAG GAGTGTGGGCTGTTGCTGTCTTCTGAGGGTGAATGTCAGGGCTGTTACCCACTGGACGGGCACATCTTGTGCAAGGCCTGCAGTGCCTGGCGCATCCAGGAGCTCTCAGCCACCGTCACCACTGACTGCTGA